Proteins found in one Salvelinus alpinus chromosome 11, SLU_Salpinus.1, whole genome shotgun sequence genomic segment:
- the LOC139534483 gene encoding uncharacterized protein has translation MVRLFPLKVIPSKMITLCVIFLLLKQMDHVPAVAQSSAIRLISPNVGDTVTLHCFYEGDMAVTFSWYKQPFGNIPRVMSTFFLKYDSGATFYHEFKGNPRFSVESDKGKIHLRISDMELSDSALYYCGSSYGDKVEFGEGTILIVKGSESNSKTVVHQSVSKSVQPGDSVSLNCTIHTETCAGEHSVYWFRDGSGESHPGIIYTHGDRSDQCEKRPEAGSPTQSCVYNLPKRNLSLSDAGTYYCAVASCGEILFGNGTKLDIDHGCKEDHLLFMYCLGVALGLCIILIIVLTCVLYKMSKCIGTHLQPSAPAVPSHDNQDQGVDTVHYAALNVVHKKPKARRQRSAMETDTVYSGVRRQNMD, from the exons ATGGTTAGACTTTTTCCACTCAAGGTGATACCTTCAAAGATGATCACACTGTGTGTGATATTTCTCCTCCTTAAACAAATGG ATCACGTTCCAGCTGTAGCACAATCCTCAGCCATTCGTCTCATATCACCCAATGTTGGAGACACAGTGACTTTGCACTGTTTCTATGAAGGTGACATGGCAGTAACATTCTCCTGGTACAAGCAACCCTTTGGAAATATTCCTCGCGTCAtgtcaacattttttttaaagtatgatAGTGGCGCTACATTCTACCATGAATTTAAAGGTAACCCTCGCTTCTCAGTGGAAAGTGACAAAGGAAAAATTCACCTAAGAATCTCAGACATGGAACTCTCTGATTCAGCTTTATACTACTGTGGGAGCTCTTATGGAGACAAGGTGGAGTTTGGAGAAGGAACCATTCTCATTGTGAAAG GTTCAGAGTCCAACAGTAAGACAGTTGTACATCAGTCTGTGTCTAAATCAGTCCAGCCAGGAGACTCTGTGTCTCTAAACTGTACAATACACACTGAGACCTGTGCAGGAGAACACAGTGTCTATTGGTTCAGAGATGGTTCAGGAGAATCCCATCCAGGAATCATTTACACCCATGGAGACAGGAGTGATCAGTGTGAGAAGAGACCTGAGGCTGGGTCTCCTACACAGAGCTGTGTCTACAACCTCCCCAAGAGGAACCTCAGCCTCTCTGATGCTGGAACTTACTACTGTGCTGTGGCCTCATGTGGGGAGATACTCTTTGGGAACGGTACCAAGCTGGACATTGACC ATGGTTGTAAGGAGGACCATCTTCTGTTCATGTATTGCCTTGGCGTAGCGTTGGGTCTGTGTATCATCCTCATCATTGTCCTTACTTGTGTTTTGTACAAGATGAGCAAGTGCATAG GAACCCACCTTCAGCCAAGTGCTCCTGCAGTCCCCAGTCATGATAACCAG GATCAAGGTGTTGACACAGTCCATTACGCCGCTCTGAACGTCGTCCACAAGAAACCAAAGGCCAGGAGACAGAGGAGCGCCATGGAGACAGACACTGTGTACTCTGGTGTGAGACGCCAAAACATGGACTGA